One genomic region from Amycolatopsis sp. FBCC-B4732 encodes:
- a CDS encoding ice-binding family protein, with protein sequence MSTLVLGLVIGVPQAVAAEAPVGLGTAGPYSVLGGQAVTNTGPSTLAGDLGVSPGTAITGFPPGTAAGATHAGDAVAGQAQSDLVVAYDDAAGRAPTANVAGDLVGQTLVGGVYKSTGPLALSGTLTLDGQGTSGTVWIFQVASTLITASSSRVALINGAQACNVFWQVGSSATLGTNSDFVGTIMALTSITVTTGTTVAGRALARNGQVSLDDNTFTTPGCTPNPTTTPGTTGTTTPSPTTDTTTPPPTTDTTTPSTSDTGTTTPSPTTDTTTPAPTTDTTTPPPTTETTTPSTSDTGTTTGSTTSTTSSTGSETIGSETTTTSPAAGLGATWTTTDRNGGSGTQDTVPGGTSNLAGTGASPLLRPLIALGVLLVVLGGLLLTIARRRRARP encoded by the coding sequence GTGAGCACGCTGGTGCTGGGCCTGGTGATCGGGGTGCCTCAGGCCGTCGCCGCCGAAGCACCCGTCGGGCTCGGTACCGCGGGGCCCTATTCCGTGCTGGGTGGGCAGGCGGTGACCAACACCGGCCCCAGCACGCTGGCCGGGGACCTCGGCGTTTCCCCCGGGACAGCCATCACCGGCTTCCCGCCCGGCACGGCGGCCGGGGCCACGCACGCGGGGGATGCGGTGGCCGGTCAGGCCCAGTCCGACCTCGTCGTCGCCTACGACGACGCGGCCGGCCGCGCGCCGACCGCGAACGTCGCCGGTGACCTCGTCGGCCAGACACTGGTCGGTGGTGTCTACAAGTCCACCGGCCCGCTCGCGCTCAGCGGAACCCTGACCCTGGACGGCCAGGGCACCTCCGGCACCGTCTGGATCTTCCAGGTCGCCTCGACCTTGATCACGGCTTCGTCGAGCAGGGTGGCGCTGATCAACGGTGCTCAGGCGTGCAACGTGTTCTGGCAGGTCGGCAGCTCGGCGACCCTGGGCACGAACTCGGACTTCGTCGGCACGATCATGGCGCTGACCTCGATCACGGTGACGACCGGCACCACCGTCGCGGGGCGCGCGCTGGCCCGCAACGGCCAGGTTTCCCTCGACGACAACACTTTCACCACCCCCGGCTGCACCCCGAACCCCACCACGACGCCGGGCACCACCGGCACCACCACACCATCCCCCACCACCGACACCACCACACCACCTCCGACTACCGACACCACCACACCCTCCACTTCGGACACCGGCACGACCACGCCGTCTCCTACCACCGACACGACCACACCAGCTCCCACCACCGACACCACCACGCCACCCCCCACCACCGAAACCACTACACCCTCCACTTCGGACACCGGCACCACCACGGGATCGACCACGAGCACCACGTCCTCCACCGGCAGTGAGACCATCGGCAGCGAGACGACGACCACTTCACCCGCGGCAGGCCTCGGCGCGACCTGGACTACCACCGACCGCAACGGTGGTAGCGGGACTCAAGACACCGTGCCCGGTGGTACGTCCAACCTCGCCGGCACCGGAGCCAGCCCCTTGCTCCGGCCGCTGATCGCGCTCGGAGTGCTGCTCGTCGTCCTCGGCGGATTGCTGCTCACGATCGCCCGTCGCCGCAGGGCGAGGCCGTAG
- a CDS encoding glycoside hydrolase family 130 protein produces the protein MIGESAGLVTRHPAGFRPDPTRVVTKLFVPGEEAPETRSRAGALIARVLALPEGSIDSTVDRVLAGFAGRHRDLLAVLEHNASIMSHRLVDPRSLDARRRLLLGAYFTHEYAVEAAALCNPSLVAHPRQDGLSPGQVRVVLSLRGIGEGHISSIGFATGVLGPGTRAEWHSRTGPVSTGERRPDPWSRSWLRAALDHDDCDNEITATVTATLPDPFGQSDLDHALATLDPRLLERAGAAGTTQRIRELAASGYTVSFPGDTDLAQRLLWPVGATESHGMEDARFVRFTADTGETGYRATYTAYNGATVTPRLLESADLTSFTAFALTGPAARNKGMALFPRPVGGRHLALCRGDGETMSLATSSDGRSWSGEVPLHGPTAAWELLQVGNCGSPLETPSGWLVLTHGVGPMRTYAIGALLLDLADPARIVGALPEPLLVPDEDERDGYVPNVVYSCGGLIHDGTLWLPYGSSDTRVALATVPVDALVARLEEAGP, from the coding sequence GTGATCGGCGAGAGCGCGGGACTGGTGACCCGGCACCCGGCCGGGTTCCGGCCCGACCCCACGCGGGTCGTGACGAAGCTGTTCGTGCCCGGCGAGGAGGCACCGGAGACCCGGTCGCGGGCGGGTGCGCTGATCGCGCGCGTCCTCGCCCTGCCGGAAGGGTCGATCGATTCCACAGTGGACCGGGTCCTGGCCGGTTTCGCCGGCCGCCACCGGGATCTGCTCGCGGTCCTCGAGCACAACGCGTCGATCATGAGCCACCGGCTCGTCGATCCCCGCTCGCTCGACGCTCGGCGCCGGCTGCTCCTCGGCGCGTACTTCACGCACGAATACGCGGTCGAGGCGGCCGCGCTGTGCAACCCGTCCCTGGTGGCGCACCCCCGGCAGGACGGGCTGTCGCCCGGTCAGGTCCGAGTGGTGCTCAGCCTGCGCGGGATCGGCGAAGGACACATCTCCTCGATCGGGTTCGCCACCGGCGTCCTGGGGCCCGGGACCCGCGCGGAGTGGCATTCCCGGACCGGGCCGGTGAGCACGGGTGAGCGCCGGCCGGACCCCTGGAGCCGCTCGTGGCTGCGCGCCGCCCTGGACCACGACGACTGCGACAACGAGATCACCGCCACCGTGACCGCGACCCTCCCCGATCCCTTCGGCCAGTCCGACCTCGACCACGCGCTCGCCACCCTCGATCCGCGCCTGCTCGAACGCGCCGGGGCGGCCGGCACGACCCAGCGCATCCGCGAACTCGCCGCCTCCGGCTACACGGTGAGCTTCCCCGGCGACACCGATCTCGCGCAACGGCTGCTGTGGCCGGTCGGCGCGACCGAAAGCCACGGCATGGAAGACGCCCGCTTCGTCCGCTTCACCGCCGACACGGGCGAGACCGGATATCGGGCCACCTACACCGCGTACAACGGCGCCACCGTGACCCCCCGGCTGCTGGAAAGCGCCGACCTGACGTCGTTCACCGCGTTCGCCCTCACCGGACCGGCGGCCCGCAACAAGGGAATGGCGCTCTTCCCCCGGCCCGTCGGCGGCCGGCACCTCGCGTTGTGCCGCGGGGACGGGGAAACGATGAGCCTGGCGACCTCGTCCGACGGCCGTTCCTGGTCCGGCGAAGTGCCGCTGCACGGCCCGACGGCGGCCTGGGAGCTGCTGCAGGTCGGCAACTGCGGCTCGCCGCTGGAAACGCCGTCGGGCTGGCTGGTGCTCACCCACGGCGTCGGCCCGATGCGGACCTACGCCATCGGCGCGCTGCTGCTCGACCTCGCCGACCCGGCCCGGATCGTGGGCGCGCTGCCCGAACCACTGCTGGTGCCGGACGAGGACGAGCGTGACGGCTACGTTCCCAACGTCGTCTACTCCTGCGGCGGGCTGATCCACGACGGCACGCTTTGGCTGCCCTACGGCAGCAGCGACACCCGGGTCGCCCTGGCCACCGTACCGGTGGACGCCCTCGTCGCCCGGCTCGAAGAAGCGGGCCCGTGA
- a CDS encoding glycosyltransferase, translating to MLTFGLLSTYPPTLCGLASFTASLRAALPPGSAGGVVRAVESAAPTAGPEVVGDLIAGSPASCHAAAALLDRDDVAIVQHEYGIYGGPDGEDVLRVLELLRVPAIVVLHTVLSAPTPHQRVVLDRVLATAAAVVVMSETARARLVAGYDVPAGRLVVIPHGAPDHGGPAAVPHHSQHRQILTWGLLGPGKGIEWGIEAMALLPAQWPEPRYLVAGRTHPKVQAQQGESYRRSLQLRTERLGVRDRVRFDARYLAAASLRRLVAHAEVVLLPYDSREQVTSGVLIEAVTSRTPVVATRFPHAVELLSGGAGLLVDHRDPAAIAHALQEILTDRAAAGRMAAAAGIVAGDLGWASVAAQYSRLGAELVSARPRVVA from the coding sequence GTGCTTACGTTCGGTCTCCTGAGTACTTATCCGCCCACGCTCTGCGGCCTCGCGTCGTTCACGGCCTCGCTGCGCGCCGCGTTGCCGCCTGGCTCCGCGGGCGGGGTGGTCCGCGCGGTCGAGTCCGCGGCTCCCACGGCCGGCCCCGAAGTGGTCGGGGACCTGATCGCCGGCTCGCCGGCGAGCTGCCACGCGGCGGCGGCCCTGCTCGACCGGGACGACGTGGCGATCGTCCAGCACGAATACGGCATCTACGGCGGCCCGGACGGCGAAGACGTCCTGCGCGTCCTGGAACTGCTGCGCGTGCCGGCGATCGTCGTGCTGCACACCGTCCTCAGCGCGCCGACACCGCACCAGCGCGTGGTCCTCGACCGCGTGCTCGCCACCGCGGCCGCGGTCGTGGTGATGAGCGAGACCGCGCGGGCCCGGCTCGTCGCCGGCTACGACGTCCCCGCCGGCCGGCTCGTGGTGATCCCGCACGGTGCCCCCGACCACGGCGGCCCGGCGGCGGTGCCGCACCACAGCCAGCACCGCCAGATCCTGACGTGGGGCCTGCTCGGTCCCGGCAAGGGCATCGAATGGGGCATCGAGGCGATGGCCCTGCTCCCCGCCCAGTGGCCGGAGCCGCGCTATCTGGTGGCCGGCCGCACCCATCCGAAGGTGCAGGCGCAGCAAGGGGAAAGCTACCGCCGGTCGCTGCAGCTGCGGACCGAGCGGCTCGGCGTGCGGGACCGGGTCCGGTTCGACGCCCGCTACCTCGCCGCCGCGTCGCTGCGGCGCCTGGTGGCCCACGCGGAGGTGGTCCTCCTGCCCTACGACTCCCGCGAACAGGTCACCTCGGGGGTGCTCATCGAAGCCGTCACTTCACGGACACCGGTCGTGGCGACCCGCTTCCCGCACGCCGTCGAGCTGCTCTCCGGCGGTGCGGGCCTGCTCGTGGACCACCGGGATCCGGCGGCCATCGCGCACGCGCTCCAGGAGATCCTCACCGACCGGGCCGCGGCGGGCCGGATGGCCGCGGCCGCCGGCATCGTCGCCGGTGACCTCGGCTGGGCGTCGGTGGCCGCGCAGTACAGCCGGCTCGGCGCCGAGCTCGTCTCCGCCCGGCCCCGGGTCGTGGCGTGA
- a CDS encoding RGCVC family protein, translating to MSGIDVESGVAVAEIGDPVVTACAVCPHPAESHDVIARRFCTATQAGAFTRGCVCSGGSEKATAAMRVRK from the coding sequence ATGTCGGGTATCGATGTCGAATCGGGCGTCGCCGTCGCGGAAATCGGCGATCCGGTGGTGACCGCCTGTGCGGTGTGCCCCCATCCTGCCGAATCGCACGACGTGATCGCGCGCCGATTCTGCACGGCAACGCAGGCGGGCGCGTTCACCCGTGGCTGCGTCTGTTCGGGCGGATCGGAAAAAGCCACCGCCGCGATGCGAGTCCGGAAATGA
- a CDS encoding DUF5994 family protein, with amino-acid sequence MTFWSESTAGPVVGSPAVERRLRLKPPGAVKGCFDGGWWPRSREPVAEFSALVTALAADSGPVDRIGFNPGVWDLAPRTLALESGSVRLAGFFGLDRHTIVVIGPRIRRLTLLVVPAGADPAAAERALEAAAAPDAVGSAELILTISGALGPPTGTA; translated from the coding sequence ATGACGTTCTGGTCGGAGAGCACCGCGGGGCCCGTGGTCGGCTCCCCGGCCGTCGAGCGGCGGCTGCGGCTGAAACCGCCGGGTGCGGTCAAGGGCTGCTTCGACGGCGGCTGGTGGCCACGCTCGCGGGAGCCGGTCGCGGAGTTCAGCGCCCTGGTCACCGCCCTCGCCGCGGACTCGGGCCCGGTCGACCGGATCGGCTTCAACCCGGGTGTGTGGGATCTGGCTCCCCGGACGCTCGCGCTCGAGAGCGGTTCCGTCCGGCTGGCGGGGTTCTTCGGCCTGGATCGGCACACGATCGTCGTGATCGGACCGCGCATCCGCCGGTTGACCCTGCTGGTGGTCCCGGCCGGCGCCGACCCGGCCGCGGCGGAGCGAGCGCTGGAAGCGGCCGCCGCGCCGGACGCGGTGGGTTCCGCCGAGCTGATCCTGACCATCAGCGGCGCCCTCGGCCCGCCCACCGGGACGGCTTGA
- a CDS encoding Acg family FMN-binding oxidoreductase, protein MSRPHPAMFEQALASAVGAPSPHNTQPWRFVLEGEAIEVWLDRERVLAVADPLAREARLSCGAAAFNAAVHLGAGGIATTVRTIPDPDAPDLLAVIRFDGNRRVTQTDRDLAAAVFRRHTNRRPFLDRLVPPVARVALKSAALREGGQVEYLDEAGHFSTVTTLVRRAEALQGNDLAFRTETSSWMRRDTASPDGVPASASGPPPYGARAVSLRASHANQELPPREFEQDPLLAAVLTRDRGPHAEVRAGMAMQHVLLTATAAGLATSFLSQPFETPQTREALDRIFDGHGQVHTLLRVGYGQPTATTARRAVADVLTRRVTPDAPVR, encoded by the coding sequence ATGAGCCGACCGCACCCGGCGATGTTCGAGCAGGCCCTCGCTTCGGCCGTCGGCGCACCGTCTCCGCACAACACCCAGCCCTGGCGGTTCGTGCTCGAGGGCGAAGCGATCGAGGTGTGGCTGGATCGCGAGCGCGTGCTCGCGGTGGCGGATCCGCTCGCGCGCGAAGCACGGCTGTCCTGTGGCGCGGCCGCGTTCAACGCGGCCGTCCACCTGGGAGCCGGCGGGATCGCGACGACCGTCCGGACGATCCCGGATCCCGACGCACCCGACCTGCTGGCCGTGATCCGGTTCGACGGCAACCGGAGGGTCACGCAGACCGACCGCGATCTCGCCGCGGCCGTGTTCCGGCGGCACACCAACCGCAGGCCCTTCCTGGACCGGCTGGTGCCGCCGGTCGCCCGCGTCGCGCTGAAGTCGGCCGCGCTGCGAGAAGGCGGGCAGGTGGAGTACCTCGACGAGGCCGGGCACTTCTCCACCGTCACGACGTTGGTGCGCCGTGCCGAAGCACTGCAGGGGAACGATCTCGCGTTCCGGACTGAGACCTCGTCCTGGATGCGCCGCGATACCGCGTCCCCGGACGGCGTGCCGGCGAGCGCCTCCGGGCCTCCGCCGTACGGGGCCAGAGCGGTATCGCTGCGTGCCTCGCACGCCAACCAGGAGCTGCCGCCGCGCGAGTTCGAGCAGGACCCGCTGCTGGCCGCCGTCCTCACCCGGGACCGCGGGCCGCACGCCGAGGTCCGGGCCGGGATGGCCATGCAGCACGTGCTCCTCACCGCAACCGCGGCGGGCCTGGCGACCTCGTTCCTGTCGCAGCCCTTCGAGACACCGCAGACCCGGGAAGCGCTCGACCGGATCTTCGACGGTCACGGGCAGGTCCACACACTGCTGCGCGTCGGCTACGGCCAGCCGACGGCGACGACGGCACGACGAGCCGTGGCCGACGTCCTGACCCGCCGCGTCACCCCGGATGCTCCCGTGCGGTGA
- a CDS encoding universal stress protein, protein MKDRNRTIVVGTDGSAASATAVSWAAELASSRHLDLEIVHGLQIAALGHGGGRPGTDVLVEAVRQDGERVVALARTLAAQVDPDLVITTETPIEAPAPLVAERSRRARLVVVGATGSSGLAGMLLGTTTATLVNHTHSPVAVIRGRWWSGSTGARRASWRSPRRSGASARGAPLVAVHAWSDVADEDFSDTIRIMPRWAAVKDDEERLLAQRPAGWQEKYPDVEIRRVLRRDRPPARLARSRGEGPAGGRRQPRRGGFTGMRLGSTGQALVQHAGCPVLVVRPEDPVAE, encoded by the coding sequence ATGAAGGACCGGAACCGCACGATCGTCGTGGGGACCGACGGCTCGGCAGCCTCGGCGACGGCGGTGTCGTGGGCCGCCGAGCTCGCCTCCTCCCGTCATCTCGACCTCGAGATCGTGCACGGCCTGCAGATCGCGGCGCTCGGTCACGGCGGCGGCCGGCCGGGCACGGACGTCCTGGTCGAGGCGGTCCGCCAGGACGGCGAACGCGTCGTCGCCCTCGCCCGGACGCTGGCCGCCCAGGTCGATCCGGATCTGGTGATCACCACGGAGACGCCGATCGAGGCGCCGGCGCCGCTGGTCGCCGAACGTTCGCGGCGGGCCCGGCTGGTCGTCGTCGGCGCGACCGGCTCGAGCGGCCTCGCCGGAATGCTGCTCGGCACCACGACGGCCACCCTCGTGAACCACACGCACTCCCCGGTGGCGGTGATCCGGGGCCGGTGGTGGTCGGGGTCGACGGGAGCCCGCCGAGCGAGCTGGCGATCGCCGCGGCGTTCGGGGGCCTCGGCACGCGGTGCGCCGCTCGTCGCGGTGCACGCCTGGAGCGACGTCGCCGACGAAGACTTCTCCGACACCATCCGGATCATGCCGCGGTGGGCGGCGGTGAAGGACGACGAGGAGCGGCTGCTCGCGCAGCGGCCGGCGGGCTGGCAGGAGAAGTACCCGGACGTCGAAATCCGCCGTGTGCTGCGCCGCGACCGCCCCCCGGCACGCCTTGCTCGAAGCCGCGGAGAAGGCCCAGCTGGTGGTCGTCGGCAACCGCGGCGCGGCGGGTTCACCGGGATGCGGCTCGGTTCGACCGGCCAGGCGCTCGTGCAGCACGCCGGCTGCCCGGTGCTCGTGGTCCGTCCGGAGGACCCGGTCGCGGAATGA
- a CDS encoding universal stress protein — protein MTTPPGVRRAARATHGAVVAGVDGSSSALRAAVWAGTEALRRNRPLRLVQVYALPPVRAPIAVGAGEQVRAGLAEYAEGRLAEARAAVLARSPGLDIGVAAREWNPVAALVQESRHAELVVLGSRGLGGLTGMLVGSTAVSVVAHALCPIVVVRGRRPQDPPPDTGPVIVGTDGSSPSDGALAFGCEEARLRGVGLTAVRTWSDIVAGEVLRAHPLQDDPAELEQVERARLAEQVRPWQDKYPDLTIDLEAARGRPVRTLLERAEHAQLIVVGSRGRGGFTGMLVGSTSQALIVHSPCPVAVIRPHDAGSEGVR, from the coding sequence ATGACCACACCACCCGGGGTCCGGCGGGCGGCCCGGGCCACGCACGGCGCCGTCGTCGCCGGGGTCGACGGCTCGTCCTCCGCGCTGCGCGCCGCGGTCTGGGCCGGTACCGAAGCGCTCCGGCGAAACCGGCCACTGCGGCTGGTACAGGTCTACGCGTTGCCGCCGGTCCGCGCGCCGATCGCGGTCGGAGCCGGCGAACAGGTGCGCGCCGGCCTGGCCGAGTACGCCGAAGGCCGGCTGGCCGAGGCGCGGGCCGCGGTGCTCGCGCGGTCTCCCGGCCTCGACATCGGGGTCGCCGCGCGGGAATGGAACCCGGTCGCGGCCCTCGTCCAGGAGTCACGGCACGCGGAGCTGGTGGTACTGGGTTCCCGCGGCCTCGGCGGGTTGACCGGGATGCTCGTCGGCTCGACGGCCGTTTCCGTGGTCGCGCACGCGCTCTGCCCGATCGTGGTGGTGCGTGGCCGGCGGCCGCAGGATCCGCCACCGGACACCGGCCCGGTCATCGTCGGCACGGACGGCTCGTCCCCCAGCGACGGCGCACTGGCGTTCGGCTGTGAGGAGGCACGGTTGCGCGGCGTCGGGCTGACCGCGGTGCGCACCTGGAGCGACATCGTCGCCGGCGAAGTGCTCCGGGCGCATCCGCTGCAGGACGACCCCGCCGAGCTCGAACAGGTAGAACGCGCCAGGCTCGCCGAGCAGGTGCGGCCCTGGCAGGACAAGTACCCGGACCTCACGATCGACCTCGAGGCCGCCCGTGGCCGCCCGGTCCGGACGCTGCTCGAGCGCGCGGAGCACGCGCAGCTGATCGTGGTCGGCAGCCGGGGCCGCGGTGGCTTCACCGGGATGCTGGTCGGCTCGACCAGCCAGGCGCTGATCGTGCACTCGCCGTGCCCGGTCGCGGTGATCCGGCCCCACGACGCGGGAAGCGAGGGGGTCCGATGA
- a CDS encoding flavodoxin domain-containing protein: MRILVAVATRHGATREIAEHLATSLGSALTEAGVAPEVEVRDVGLVASLEGFDAVVLGSAVHLGQWLDPARKFAESFSDGLRWLPVWLFSRGPVDERDEPARELVRQLAARDHRVFDGTADRPLIRAWGHEIGAILATAAVARSTS, translated from the coding sequence ATGAGAATCCTCGTTGCGGTGGCCACCCGGCACGGCGCCACCCGGGAAATCGCCGAACACCTCGCCACGTCGCTCGGCTCCGCGCTGACCGAGGCCGGAGTGGCGCCCGAGGTCGAGGTGCGCGACGTCGGGCTCGTCGCTTCGCTCGAGGGCTTCGACGCCGTGGTCCTCGGCAGCGCCGTGCACCTGGGACAGTGGCTCGACCCGGCCCGGAAGTTCGCTGAGTCCTTTTCGGACGGTCTGCGGTGGCTGCCGGTCTGGCTGTTCTCCCGCGGTCCGGTGGACGAGCGGGACGAACCCGCCCGCGAACTCGTCCGGCAGCTGGCGGCCCGCGACCACCGGGTGTTCGACGGAACCGCCGACCGGCCGCTGATCCGGGCCTGGGGCCACGAGATCGGCGCGATCCTGGCCACCGCGGCCGTCGCCCGGAGTACGTCATGA
- a CDS encoding universal stress protein — MSEQTTAAVIAGVDASEGSLRAVRWAAREAARRTTGLRLLHACVVDPGDEAGFLPEHVTRRTRHAAKIARTAAPGLEVEIDVRLGLAVDLLLAESVTAPLLVLGSHGLGGLRGVLVGSVALRVAAAAKCPVVVFRGHADPRGPVVVGVDSSPASAEALHFAADGAAARGVPLVVAHAARQRAPSIEPSFADQQAEDRRKVEELVAGWSRKHPRLEITTRVVDDGDPSRALIGITPAAQLIVVGSRGRGPLAGALLGSTGNDLLAHATCPVAVVH; from the coding sequence ATGTCCGAACAGACGACGGCCGCGGTGATCGCCGGGGTGGATGCCTCGGAAGGGTCGCTGCGCGCGGTCCGGTGGGCGGCGCGGGAAGCGGCTCGGCGCACCACGGGACTGCGGTTGCTCCACGCCTGCGTGGTCGATCCGGGCGACGAGGCCGGATTCCTGCCCGAACACGTGACCCGGCGGACGCGCCACGCGGCGAAGATCGCCCGCACCGCGGCACCGGGCCTCGAAGTCGAAATCGACGTTCGGCTCGGCCTCGCGGTCGACCTGCTGCTCGCCGAGTCCGTGACCGCCCCCTTGCTCGTGCTCGGCTCGCACGGCCTCGGCGGACTCCGGGGCGTCCTGGTCGGTTCGGTCGCCCTCCGGGTCGCCGCGGCCGCGAAGTGCCCGGTGGTCGTCTTCCGCGGCCACGCCGACCCGCGGGGCCCGGTCGTGGTCGGCGTGGACTCCTCACCGGCGAGCGCGGAAGCGCTGCACTTCGCCGCCGACGGGGCGGCCGCGCGTGGCGTACCGCTGGTCGTGGCGCACGCCGCCCGCCAACGAGCACCCAGCATCGAACCCTCCTTCGCCGACCAGCAGGCCGAGGACCGGCGCAAGGTCGAGGAGCTGGTCGCCGGCTGGTCACGGAAGCACCCCCGGCTGGAGATCACGACGCGGGTCGTCGACGACGGTGATCCGTCGCGTGCGCTCATCGGGATCACGCCCGCCGCCCAGCTGATCGTGGTCGGCAGCCGCGGTCGCGGCCCGCTCGCCGGTGCCCTGCTGGGATCGACGGGCAACGACCTGCTCGCGCACGCCACCTGCCCGGTCGCCGTCGTCCACTGA
- a CDS encoding CBS domain-containing protein, with amino-acid sequence MRTSTTVGHVMTREVITATPATSFKDLAGMIVTDRVSAVPVVSPGGGLLGVVTEADLLCRQAHEDDALGASCPHFAGHLTRDDWRKAAAQTAATLMSAAPRTTTPGATLPEVARLLTTSGVRRLFVLDGGQLVGVVARRDLLRTFLRTDEDVRADIDRTVFEDALHADQNSVLASVEHGVVLLTGRLEYEADVATAQRLALAVPGVVGVRNRMDFVWRGEGPQHAGG; translated from the coding sequence ATGCGCACCAGCACGACCGTCGGCCACGTCATGACCCGGGAAGTGATCACCGCGACGCCGGCGACGTCGTTCAAGGACCTGGCCGGCATGATCGTCACCGACCGCGTCAGCGCGGTCCCGGTCGTGAGCCCCGGCGGCGGCCTGCTCGGCGTCGTGACCGAAGCGGACCTGCTGTGCCGGCAGGCACACGAGGACGACGCCCTCGGCGCGAGCTGTCCGCACTTCGCCGGCCACCTGACGCGGGACGACTGGCGGAAGGCGGCCGCGCAAACCGCGGCCACGCTGATGTCCGCGGCGCCGCGGACCACCACCCCGGGCGCCACCCTGCCCGAGGTCGCGCGGCTGCTCACGACGAGCGGTGTCCGCAGGCTGTTCGTGCTCGACGGCGGGCAGCTGGTCGGGGTCGTCGCGCGGCGGGACCTCTTGCGCACGTTCCTCCGCACGGACGAAGACGTGCGGGCCGACATCGACCGCACCGTGTTCGAGGACGCGCTGCACGCCGACCAGAACAGCGTGCTCGCGAGCGTCGAGCACGGCGTGGTCCTGCTGACCGGCCGGCTCGAGTACGAAGCCGACGTGGCCACCGCGCAACGGCTGGCCCTCGCCGTTCCCGGCGTGGTCGGGGTCCGGAATCGGATGGACTTCGTCTGGCGGGGCGAGGGACCGCAGCACGCCGGCGGCTGA
- a CDS encoding DoxX family membrane protein, with protein MSIRDRSPSTQETFLSDRPANEAAEPGRRPALAILRIVLGLTFLWAFFDKAFGLGYATSPAQAWVGGGSPTKGFLGHVQVGPLQSMLRDWAGTGWADGLFMLALLGIGLALLLGVGLRPAAVAGTILLALMWIAEWPLARTTSDGTATSSTNPLLDYHLVYLVAIVVLAAFAAGDTWGLGRRWAKLELVRRNSWLR; from the coding sequence ATGTCCATCCGGGACCGCAGTCCGTCCACGCAGGAAACGTTCCTCTCCGACCGGCCGGCGAACGAGGCGGCCGAACCGGGCCGCCGCCCGGCGCTGGCGATCCTGCGCATCGTCCTGGGGTTGACCTTCCTGTGGGCGTTCTTCGACAAGGCGTTCGGGCTGGGGTACGCCACGAGCCCGGCGCAGGCCTGGGTCGGCGGCGGGTCGCCCACCAAGGGTTTCCTGGGGCACGTGCAGGTCGGCCCGCTGCAGTCGATGCTCCGGGACTGGGCGGGCACCGGCTGGGCCGACGGGCTGTTCATGCTGGCCCTGCTCGGCATCGGGCTCGCGTTGCTGCTCGGGGTGGGCCTGCGCCCGGCCGCCGTCGCGGGCACGATCCTGCTCGCCTTGATGTGGATCGCCGAATGGCCGCTCGCCCGCACGACCTCGGACGGCACGGCCACCTCTTCGACCAATCCCTTGCTCGACTACCACCTCGTGTACCTCGTCGCGATCGTCGTTCTGGCCGCCTTCGCGGCCGGCGACACCTGGGGCCTGGGCCGCCGCTGGGCGAAGCTGGAACTCGTCCGGCGCAATAGCTGGCTTCGCTGA